The proteins below are encoded in one region of Lactuca sativa cultivar Salinas chromosome 3, Lsat_Salinas_v11, whole genome shotgun sequence:
- the LOC111918959 gene encoding berberine bridge enzyme-like 8, protein MHCNITKMAITSSFNIQIFIFPLLVVLLCTQSSETSTSITDRFTQCLNNQADPGFPISGQLYTPHNSSFPSVLQAYIRNLRFNESTTPKPIVIITALHPSHIQAAVVCAKTHRLLMKTRSGGHDYEGLSYISYLNQPFFVVDTFNLRSIRVNIEDETAWVQTGATLGEVYYRIAEKSNMHAFPAGICPTVGVGGHFSGGGYGNLMRKYGLSVDNIVDAQLINVNGKLLNRKSMGEDLFWAITGGGGVSFGVVLAFKIKLVRVPPVVTVFNIQRTSEQNLSTIADRWIQVANKLDNDLFLRMILQVINTNGEKTIGGIFPTLYLGNSTALVTLLNKDFPELGVQISDCIEMRWIESVLFYTNFPIGTPTTALLSRTAQGINPFKVKSDYVKNPISKEGFKYIFEKMKELENQMLIFNPYGGTMSEISEFAKPFPHRSGNIAKIQYYVTWDELGVEAADRYLNFTRMMYDYMTPFVSMNPREAFLNYRDLDIGVNNHGKNAYVEGMVYGHKYFKETNYKRLMMVKRRVDPTNFFRNEQSIPTLSS, encoded by the coding sequence ATGCATTGCAATATCACAAAAATGGCAATCACCTCTTCTTTCAACATTCAAATCTTCATTTTTCCTCTCCTCGTTGTCTTACTCTGTACCCAATCCTCAGAAACTTCGACATCAATTACAGATCGGTTCACCCAATGTCTAAACAACCAAGCCGACCCTGGTTTTCCGATCAGTGGACAACTTTACACTCCCCATAACTCTTCATTTCCATCTGTCTTGCAAGCTTACATCCGTAACCTTCGCTTCAATGAATCCACCACGCCCAAACCCATCGTAATCATCACTGCCTTACATCCTTCACACATTCAAGCTGCTGTTGTGTGCGCCAAAACACACCGCCTGCTAATGAAAACCAGAAGCGGAGGCCATGATTATGAAGGGCTATCCTATATATCCTATTTAAACCAACCCTTCTTCGTTGTTGACACGTTTAACTTACGATCCATAAGGGTAAATATTGAAGATGAAACTGCATGGGTCCAAACTGGTGCGACTCTTGGTGAAGTGTACTACCGAATTGCAGAGAAAAGCAACATGCATGCTTTTCCCGCTGGAATTTGCCCTACTGTTGGAGTTGGTGGCCATTTtagtggtggtggttatggtaaCTTGATGAGAAAATATGGCCTTTCGGTTGACAATATTGTTGATGCTCAGTTAATCAACGTGAACGGCAAACTTCTGAATCGGAAATCCATGGGTGAAGATCTTTTTTGGGCCATCACAGGTGGTGGTGGTGTCAGTTTTGGTGTGGTTCTAGCGTTCAAGATCAAACTGGTTCGTGTTCCTCCCGTTGTGACAGTCTTTAACATCCAAAGAACATCAGAACAGAACCTCAGCACCATCGCTGATAGGTGGATACAAGTTGCCAATAAGCTCGATAATGACCTTTTCCTTCGAATGATCTTACAAGTAATAAACACAAACGGCGAAAAGACAATCGGTGGTATTTTTCCAACACTGTACCTTGGAAACTCGACAGCTCTTGTTACCCTCCTGAACAAGGATTTCCCTGAATTAGGGGTACAAATTTCAGACTGTATTGAAATGCGTTGGATAGAGTCTGTGCTTTTCTACACAAACTTCCCCATTGGTACTCCGACAACAGCTCTTCTAAGCCGTACAGCACAAGGTATCAACCCATTCAAGGTCAAATCTGATTACGTAAAAAACCCTATTTCAAAAGAAGGATTCAAATATATATTCGAAAAGATGAAAGAACTTGAAAACCAAATGTTGATTTTCAACCCATATGGGGGAACAATGAGCGAAATTTCCGAATTTGCAAAGCCTTTCCCGCATCGATCAGGGAATATAGCGAAGATCCAATACTATGTAACCTGGGATGAACTTGGCGTTGAAGCAGCGGATCGGTACTTGAACTTCACAAGGATGATGTATGATTACATGACTCCTTTTGTTTCTATGAACCCCAGGGAAGCATTTCTGAACTACAGGGATTTGGACATTGGTGTCAACAACCATGGCAAGAATGCTTACGTTGAAGGAATGGTTTATGGGCACAAGTATTTCAAAGAGACGAATTATAAGAGGCTAATGATGGTGAAGAGGAGGGTTGATCCTACAAATTTCTTTAGGAATGAGCAAAGTATACCAACTTTGTCATCTTAA